One region of Ahniella affigens genomic DNA includes:
- the rplK gene encoding 50S ribosomal protein L11, producing MAKKVVGYIKLQVKAGQANPSPPVGPALGQRGLNIMEFCKQFNAVTSKMEPGMPIPVVITAYSDRTFTFVTKTPPATILLKKATGIQSGSKRPNTEKVGKVTRKQLEEIAKAKEPDLTAASLDAAVRTIAGSARSMGLVVEG from the coding sequence ATGGCAAAGAAGGTAGTTGGCTATATCAAGCTGCAGGTGAAAGCCGGGCAAGCCAATCCGAGCCCGCCGGTCGGTCCGGCGCTCGGTCAACGCGGTCTGAACATCATGGAATTCTGCAAGCAGTTCAATGCAGTGACGTCCAAGATGGAGCCAGGCATGCCGATTCCGGTGGTCATCACCGCGTATTCGGACCGTACGTTCACGTTCGTCACTAAGACGCCGCCGGCCACGATTCTGCTGAAGAAGGCCACCGGTATCCAGTCGGGCTCGAAGCGCCCGAATACGGAAAAAGTCGGCAAGGTGACGCGCAAGCAGCTGGAAGAGATCGCCAAGGCCAAAGAGCCGGATCTTACAGCAGCGTCGCTCGACGCCGCCGTCCGCACGATTGCGGGCAGCGCGCGCAGCATGGGTCTGGTGGTGGAGGGCTAA
- the rpoB gene encoding DNA-directed RNA polymerase subunit beta: MTYSFTEKKRIRKDFGKRPTVLDVPFLLAIQTDSYHEFLQTDTPANKREAKGLHAALKSVFPISSYSGNAALEYVSYRLGDPPFDEKECRSRGMTFGAPLRVLVRLVIYDRETSGANKAVKQVKEQEVYMGEIPLMTDTGTFIINGTERVIVSQLHRSPGVFFDHDRGKTHSSGKLLYSARVIPYRGSWLDFEFDPKDCLFTRIDRRRKLPVTILLRALGYNNAEMLDMFFEKNEFTLSKHGGAELRLIPERLRGETAAFDIRIGDESIVEAGKRITARHVRQLQQAKINALDVPDEYLLGRVLAHDVVDSKSGEMLAFANDEIAADHLVKFRKAGIERINTLFVNDLDRGPYVSQTLRIDPTRTQLEALVEIYRMMRPGEPPTKEAAQNLFQNLFFTFERYDLSTVGRMKFNRRVARKEVTGSHVIYDGKYFGARTDEEGKRLFKEYGPAFSDIIDALRVLIDIRNGQGIVDDIDHLGNRRVRSVGEMAENVFRVGLVRVERAVKERLSLAESEGLTPQELINAKPVAAAIKEFFGSSQLSQFMDQNNPLSEVTHKRRVSALGPGGLTRERAGFEVRDVHPTHYGRVCTIETPEGPNIGLINSLAVYARTNGYGFLETPFRKVVEGKVTDQIDFMSAIEESGFVIAQANSPLSKDGAFTEAFVSCRRQGESELHQPADVHYMDVSPMQTVSVAAALVPFLEHDDANRALMGANMQRQAVPTLRAQTPMVGTGIERDVARDSGVIVAARRGGVIDQVDAARIVVRAFEAEIGENDAGVDIYSLVKYTRSNQNTCLNQRPLVKVGDFVSKGDVLADGPSTDIGELALGQNMLVAFMPWNGYNFEDSILLSERVVQEDRYTTIHIEELSCVARDTKLGPEEITADIPNVSEQALTRLDESGVVYIGAEVKAGDIMVGKVTPKGESQLTPEEKLLRAIFGEKASDVKDSSLRVPPGMDGTVIDVQVFTRDGIEKDKRAKQIEDMEIRRVKKDFDDQFRILEAAIYARLRMQITGRIANGGPGNIKKGAEITADYLDSLKKDEWFQVRMKDEDAAEFIEKAQDQVARHRAEFDKRFQEKKGKITAGDDLAPGVLKMVKVYLAVKRRIQPGDKMAGRHGNKGVVSTIVPVEDMPFMVDGRPVDIVLNPLGVPSRMNIGQILETHLGWAAKGLGEKIRRMLEANEKVAKLREFLDQIYNHDQKTFGDREHLAEFSDDELLGLARKLTEGVPMATPVFDGAHEAEIKTMLRLADLPESGQTTLYDGRTGEAFDRKVTVGYMYMLKLNHLVDDKMHARSTGPYSLVTQQPLGGKAQFGGQRFGEMEVWALEAYGAAYTLQEMLTVKSDDVGGRNQMYKNIVDGNHEMAAGMPESFNVLVKEIRSLGINIELEGQ; the protein is encoded by the coding sequence ATGACCTACTCGTTCACTGAAAAGAAGCGAATCCGCAAGGACTTTGGCAAACGGCCGACGGTGCTGGATGTGCCGTTCCTGCTCGCCATTCAAACCGACTCGTATCACGAGTTCCTGCAGACCGACACGCCCGCGAACAAGCGCGAGGCCAAAGGTCTGCATGCCGCGCTGAAATCGGTGTTCCCGATCAGCAGCTACTCCGGAAACGCCGCGCTCGAGTACGTCAGCTATCGCCTGGGTGACCCGCCGTTCGACGAAAAGGAATGCCGTTCGCGCGGCATGACCTTTGGTGCGCCGCTGCGCGTGCTGGTCCGTCTCGTGATTTACGATCGTGAGACGTCGGGTGCCAACAAGGCGGTCAAGCAGGTCAAGGAGCAGGAAGTCTACATGGGCGAAATTCCGCTCATGACCGACACTGGCACCTTCATCATCAACGGTACCGAGCGCGTCATCGTGTCGCAGCTGCACCGTTCGCCGGGCGTGTTCTTTGATCACGATCGCGGCAAGACGCACAGCTCGGGCAAGCTGCTCTACAGCGCCCGCGTGATTCCCTACCGCGGCTCCTGGCTCGACTTCGAATTCGATCCGAAGGACTGCCTGTTCACGCGTATCGACCGTCGCCGCAAGCTGCCGGTGACGATCCTGCTGCGCGCGCTCGGCTACAACAACGCCGAGATGTTGGACATGTTCTTCGAGAAGAACGAGTTCACGCTGAGCAAGCACGGCGGCGCCGAACTGCGCCTGATTCCGGAGCGCCTGCGCGGTGAAACCGCAGCGTTCGATATCCGCATCGGCGACGAATCCATCGTCGAAGCCGGCAAGCGTATTACCGCGCGTCACGTCCGTCAGCTGCAACAGGCCAAGATCAACGCTCTGGATGTGCCGGACGAGTATCTGCTCGGCCGCGTCCTGGCGCACGATGTCGTCGATTCGAAGTCCGGCGAAATGCTGGCGTTTGCAAACGACGAAATCGCTGCCGATCACCTGGTCAAGTTCCGCAAGGCGGGCATCGAGCGCATCAACACGCTGTTCGTCAACGACCTGGACCGCGGTCCGTATGTGTCGCAGACGCTGCGCATCGACCCGACGCGCACCCAGCTTGAGGCGCTCGTCGAAATCTACCGGATGATGCGTCCGGGCGAGCCGCCGACCAAGGAAGCCGCGCAGAACCTGTTCCAGAACCTGTTCTTCACGTTCGAGCGCTACGACCTCTCGACGGTCGGTCGCATGAAGTTCAACCGCCGCGTCGCCCGCAAGGAAGTGACTGGCAGCCACGTGATTTACGACGGCAAGTACTTCGGCGCCCGCACGGACGAAGAAGGCAAGCGCCTGTTCAAGGAATACGGCCCGGCGTTCTCGGACATCATCGACGCGCTGCGCGTGCTGATCGACATCCGTAACGGCCAAGGCATTGTGGACGACATCGATCACCTCGGTAACCGTCGCGTCCGCTCAGTGGGCGAAATGGCCGAGAACGTGTTCCGCGTGGGCTTGGTTCGCGTCGAGCGCGCCGTGAAGGAGCGCCTGTCGCTGGCCGAATCCGAAGGTTTGACCCCGCAGGAACTGATCAACGCCAAGCCCGTGGCCGCCGCGATCAAGGAGTTCTTTGGCTCCTCGCAGCTCAGCCAGTTCATGGACCAGAACAATCCGCTGTCAGAAGTCACCCACAAGCGTCGCGTGTCGGCACTTGGCCCGGGTGGTCTGACCCGCGAGCGCGCCGGCTTCGAAGTGCGCGACGTGCATCCGACCCACTACGGTCGCGTCTGCACGATCGAAACGCCTGAAGGTCCGAACATCGGTCTGATCAACTCGTTGGCGGTGTACGCACGCACCAACGGCTACGGCTTCCTCGAAACGCCGTTCCGCAAGGTGGTCGAAGGCAAGGTGACCGATCAAATCGACTTCATGTCGGCGATTGAAGAAAGCGGATTCGTGATTGCGCAGGCGAACTCGCCGCTGTCGAAGGATGGCGCGTTCACCGAAGCGTTCGTGTCCTGCCGCCGCCAAGGCGAATCGGAATTGCATCAGCCGGCCGACGTGCACTACATGGACGTCTCGCCAATGCAGACCGTGTCGGTCGCGGCCGCGCTCGTCCCGTTCCTGGAGCACGACGACGCCAACCGCGCGTTGATGGGCGCGAACATGCAACGTCAGGCCGTGCCGACACTGCGTGCGCAGACCCCAATGGTCGGCACCGGTATCGAGCGCGACGTGGCGCGCGACTCCGGCGTCATCGTCGCGGCCCGCCGCGGTGGTGTGATCGATCAGGTCGACGCCGCCCGTATCGTCGTCCGCGCCTTTGAGGCCGAGATCGGCGAGAACGACGCGGGTGTCGATATCTACTCGTTGGTCAAGTACACCCGCTCGAACCAGAATACCTGCTTGAATCAGCGTCCGCTGGTCAAGGTTGGTGATTTCGTCAGCAAGGGCGACGTGTTGGCCGACGGTCCGTCGACCGACATCGGTGAACTCGCACTCGGCCAGAACATGCTCGTCGCGTTCATGCCGTGGAACGGCTACAACTTCGAAGACTCGATCCTGCTCTCCGAGCGTGTGGTTCAGGAAGATCGTTACACGACGATCCACATCGAAGAACTGAGCTGCGTCGCGCGCGACACCAAGCTCGGTCCGGAAGAAATCACCGCCGACATCCCGAACGTTTCCGAACAAGCGCTGACGCGTCTCGACGAGTCGGGCGTGGTGTACATCGGCGCCGAAGTGAAGGCCGGCGACATCATGGTCGGTAAGGTCACGCCGAAGGGCGAGAGCCAGCTGACGCCAGAAGAGAAGTTGCTCCGCGCGATCTTCGGTGAAAAGGCGTCCGACGTGAAGGACAGCTCGCTGCGCGTGCCGCCAGGTATGGACGGCACCGTGATCGACGTGCAGGTCTTCACCCGCGACGGCATCGAGAAGGACAAGCGCGCCAAGCAGATCGAGGACATGGAAATCCGTCGCGTCAAGAAAGACTTCGACGATCAGTTCCGCATCCTCGAAGCCGCGATCTATGCGCGTCTCCGCATGCAGATCACCGGTCGCATCGCGAACGGCGGTCCGGGCAACATCAAGAAGGGCGCCGAGATCACGGCCGACTACTTGGACAGCCTGAAAAAGGATGAGTGGTTCCAGGTCCGCATGAAGGACGAGGACGCCGCCGAATTCATCGAGAAGGCGCAGGACCAGGTTGCACGTCATCGCGCCGAGTTCGACAAGCGCTTCCAGGAGAAGAAGGGCAAGATCACCGCTGGTGATGACCTCGCTCCGGGCGTGCTGAAAATGGTCAAGGTCTACTTGGCCGTGAAGCGTCGTATTCAGCCAGGTGACAAGATGGCCGGCCGCCACGGTAACAAGGGTGTGGTCTCGACGATCGTGCCGGTGGAAGACATGCCATTCATGGTGGACGGCCGTCCGGTCGACATCGTGCTGAACCCGCTCGGCGTGCCGTCGCGTATGAACATCGGTCAGATCCTGGAAACGCATCTTGGCTGGGCCGCGAAGGGCCTGGGCGAAAAGATCCGCCGCATGCTGGAAGCGAACGAAAAGGTCGCCAAGCTGCGCGAGTTCCTCGACCAGATCTACAACCATGACCAGAAGACGTTTGGCGATCGCGAACACCTTGCGGAGTTCAGCGACGACGAACTACTGGGCCTGGCGCGCAAGTTGACCGAAGGTGTGCCGATGGCAACGCCGGTGTTCGACGGCGCGCACGAAGCCGAAATCAAGACCATGCTCCGCTTGGCGGATCTGCCGGAATCCGGTCAGACCACGCTGTACGACGGGCGCACGGGCGAGGCCTTCGACCGCAAGGTCACGGTCGGCTACATGTACATGCTGAAGCTGAACCACTTGGTCGACGACAAAATGCATGCGCGCTCCACGGGTCCCTACTCGTTGGTCACGCAGCAACCGCTCGGCGGCAAAGCCCAGTTCGGTGGTCAGCGCTTCGGCGAAATGGAAGTCTGGGCACTCGAAGCCTACGGCGCCGCTTACACCCTGCAGGAAATGCTGACGGTGAAGTCGGACGACGTCGGCGGGCGCAACCAGATGTACAAGAACATCGTCGACGGCAATCACGAAATGGCCGCCGGCATGCCGGAATCCTTCAACGTTCTCGTGAAGGAAATCCGCTCGCTCGGCATCAACATCGAGCTGGAAGGCCAGTAA
- the secE gene encoding preprotein translocase subunit SecE → MNAVVESKTYSNVDKAKLGLSIAIAVGACIAFALLSDKFNIWLRLLGLIVGFAAAAAVVWFSNFGPALREYVIESHFEMRKVTWPTRKESWQTTWIVFAMIAIIGILLFLFDSLLSWVFLDIIYGGSR, encoded by the coding sequence ATGAATGCAGTCGTTGAATCTAAAACATACTCCAACGTCGACAAGGCCAAACTTGGCTTATCGATTGCCATCGCAGTGGGCGCCTGTATCGCCTTCGCGCTGCTCTCGGATAAGTTCAATATCTGGTTGCGCTTGCTCGGCCTGATTGTCGGCTTCGCAGCGGCGGCGGCGGTGGTGTGGTTCTCGAACTTTGGTCCGGCGCTGCGCGAATACGTGATCGAGTCGCACTTCGAAATGCGGAAGGTCACCTGGCCGACCCGCAAGGAGAGCTGGCAGACCACGTGGATCGTCTTCGCCATGATCGCGATCATCGGCATCCTGCTGTTTTTATTTGACTCGCTGCTCAGCTGGGTGTTCCTCGACATCATTTACGGCGGCAGCCGCTGA
- the rplJ gene encoding 50S ribosomal protein L10, with protein sequence MALNLAQKQEVVAELAEVAKKAHSLVAVEYAGTTVSSMTAMRKKARESGVFLKVVKNTLASRAVVGTEYEVIKDELAGPLMYAFSMEEPGAAGRLIKEFAKGNDKLKAKVVAVGGKAYPASHVEVLASLPTRDQALSMLLSVLVEPATRVARVLKAYAEKDNAPAEAAVEAPAA encoded by the coding sequence ATGGCTCTCAATCTGGCTCAGAAGCAAGAAGTCGTAGCCGAATTGGCGGAAGTGGCTAAGAAAGCCCACTCCCTGGTCGCTGTTGAATACGCAGGCACCACCGTCTCCAGCATGACGGCGATGCGCAAGAAGGCCCGTGAATCGGGCGTGTTCCTGAAAGTCGTCAAGAACACGCTGGCTTCCCGTGCTGTCGTCGGTACCGAATACGAAGTCATCAAAGATGAACTCGCCGGTCCGCTGATGTATGCGTTTTCGATGGAAGAACCCGGCGCTGCCGGGCGTCTGATCAAGGAATTCGCCAAGGGGAATGACAAGCTCAAGGCAAAGGTCGTCGCCGTGGGCGGCAAGGCGTATCCAGCTTCGCACGTCGAAGTTCTGGCTTCCCTGCCGACGCGCGATCAGGCCCTGTCGATGCTGCTCAGCGTCCTCGTCGAACCGGCCACCCGCGTCGCGCGCGTTCTCAAGGCTTACGCCGAGAAGGACAACGCCCCAGCGGAAGCCGCCGTCGAAGCCCCGGCTGCCTGA
- the nusG gene encoding transcription termination/antitermination protein NusG: MAKRWYVVHAYSGFENKVARSLKERIERAGMQEKFGEVLVPSEEVVEMRSGQKRRSERKFFPGYVLVQIETNLDAKAIRIDDECWHLIKETPKVMGFIGGTAERPLPIKDSEAEIILQRVQDGADKPRPKILFEPGELVRVTEGPFNDFNGTVEEVNYEKSRLRVAVLIFGRSTPVELEFGQVEKA; encoded by the coding sequence ATGGCCAAGCGTTGGTACGTCGTTCACGCCTACTCCGGCTTTGAAAACAAAGTCGCTCGCTCCTTGAAAGAGCGTATTGAGCGCGCCGGTATGCAGGAAAAGTTCGGCGAGGTTCTGGTGCCGAGCGAAGAAGTCGTGGAAATGCGCAGCGGCCAGAAGCGCAGGAGTGAGCGAAAGTTCTTTCCGGGTTATGTGCTGGTACAAATCGAAACGAACCTGGATGCCAAGGCCATTCGGATCGACGACGAATGCTGGCACTTGATCAAGGAAACCCCCAAGGTCATGGGCTTTATCGGCGGTACTGCCGAGCGGCCGTTGCCGATCAAGGACTCTGAGGCCGAGATCATTCTGCAGCGTGTTCAGGACGGCGCCGACAAGCCGCGTCCGAAGATTCTGTTCGAGCCGGGCGAACTGGTCCGCGTTACCGAAGGCCCATTCAACGATTTCAACGGCACGGTCGAAGAAGTCAATTACGAGAAGAGCCGTCTGCGCGTGGCCGTGTTGATCTTCGGTCGCTCGACACCGGTGGAGCTCGAGTTCGGTCAGGTCGAAAAAGCCTGA
- the rplL gene encoding 50S ribosomal protein L7/L12, with the protein MSLSNEQIIEAIAGKTLMEVMDLVKAMEEKFGVSAAAPVVMQAGPAAAAAVVEEKTEFTVVLKSAGEKKVEVIKAVRAITGLGLKEAKDLVESAPATVKDAVSKADSEKFKKELEAAGATVELK; encoded by the coding sequence ATGTCTCTTTCGAACGAACAAATCATCGAAGCCATCGCCGGCAAGACCCTGATGGAAGTCATGGACCTGGTCAAGGCCATGGAAGAAAAATTTGGCGTGTCCGCTGCCGCTCCGGTGGTGATGCAGGCCGGCCCGGCCGCCGCCGCCGCTGTGGTTGAAGAAAAGACCGAGTTCACCGTCGTCCTGAAGTCGGCCGGCGAGAAGAAGGTCGAAGTCATCAAGGCGGTCCGCGCGATCACCGGTCTCGGCCTCAAGGAAGCCAAGGACCTCGTCGAATCCGCCCCAGCCACGGTCAAAGACGCCGTGTCGAAGGCTGACTCGGAGAAGTTCAAGAAGGAACTCGAAGCTGCTGGCGCGACGGTCGAACTCAAGTAA
- the dxs gene encoding 1-deoxy-D-xylulose-5-phosphate synthase → MTISAERYPFLSKIGSPAELKLLAESDLPVVAQELRDYLIQEVAQVGGHFGAGLGVVELTVALHYLYDTPSDRLVWDVGHQCYPHKILTGRRDHIRTIKQKGGLAPFPRREESPFDAFGVGHSSTSISAALGMAIANARANDPRRVVAVIGDGAMTAGMAYEALNHAGGMDPHPDMLVILNDNRMSISENVGGLTKMLGRMMASDTMNALREGGKRLVGRGNPLARFLKRWEEHAKGMFVPSTLFEEMGFHYSGPIDGHDLPALLQVLKTLKTLKGPQLLHVITTKGKGYELAEEDQIGYHAVTPFDPAVGMKQKSGGGKPSYTQVFGDWLCDMAAADSRLLGITPAMREGSGLVRFSKEFPERYFDVAIAEQHAVTLAAGMACEGGKPVVAIYSSFLQRAYDQLIHDVALQNLDVLFAIDRGGVVGPDGATHAGSFDLSFLRCIPNMVIMAPADENECRQMLSTGFHFAGPAAVRYPRGGGTGVAIQSELTTLPIGKAEVRRKGRGLALLAFGALLPVAQEVGDKLGATVVNMRFIKPLDAELILEVARSHAGLVTLEDNAIMGGAGSAVLELLQAHGLTVPVLNLGLPDSYLEHMSREDMLASVGLDGPGVLAAIQQRFAAEGVRPVAA, encoded by the coding sequence ATGACTATTTCCGCTGAAAGATATCCGTTCCTGTCCAAGATTGGTTCGCCAGCAGAGCTCAAACTGCTGGCCGAATCCGATCTTCCGGTGGTGGCGCAGGAACTACGCGACTATCTGATTCAAGAGGTCGCGCAGGTGGGCGGGCACTTCGGTGCCGGCCTGGGCGTGGTCGAGCTGACCGTGGCATTGCATTATCTGTACGACACGCCCAGTGACCGTCTGGTTTGGGATGTCGGCCATCAGTGTTACCCACACAAGATTCTGACCGGTCGCCGCGATCACATTCGGACGATCAAGCAGAAGGGCGGTTTGGCGCCTTTCCCGCGCCGCGAAGAGAGCCCGTTTGACGCCTTTGGCGTGGGGCACTCCTCCACGTCGATTTCGGCTGCCCTCGGCATGGCTATTGCGAATGCCCGTGCCAACGATCCGCGGCGCGTGGTGGCCGTGATTGGCGACGGCGCGATGACGGCGGGTATGGCGTACGAAGCGCTGAATCACGCCGGCGGCATGGACCCGCACCCGGATATGCTGGTGATCCTGAACGACAATCGGATGTCGATTTCGGAAAACGTCGGCGGCCTGACCAAGATGCTGGGCCGGATGATGGCCAGCGACACCATGAACGCACTCCGCGAAGGGGGCAAGCGGCTGGTCGGTCGCGGCAATCCGCTCGCGCGGTTCCTGAAGCGTTGGGAGGAGCATGCCAAGGGGATGTTCGTGCCCTCAACGCTGTTTGAGGAAATGGGTTTTCACTACTCCGGTCCGATTGACGGCCATGATCTGCCGGCGTTGCTGCAGGTCTTGAAGACGCTGAAGACGCTGAAGGGCCCGCAGCTGCTGCACGTGATTACCACCAAGGGCAAGGGCTACGAACTGGCGGAGGAAGATCAGATCGGCTACCACGCCGTCACGCCGTTTGATCCGGCGGTTGGAATGAAGCAAAAGTCCGGTGGCGGCAAGCCGAGCTACACGCAAGTGTTTGGCGATTGGCTCTGCGATATGGCCGCAGCGGATTCGCGGCTCCTGGGCATTACGCCCGCGATGCGCGAGGGGTCGGGCTTGGTGCGGTTTTCAAAGGAGTTCCCCGAGCGCTACTTTGACGTTGCTATTGCCGAACAGCATGCGGTGACACTCGCGGCCGGCATGGCATGTGAGGGCGGCAAGCCCGTGGTCGCGATCTACTCAAGTTTTCTGCAGCGCGCCTATGATCAGCTGATCCACGACGTGGCGCTACAGAATCTCGACGTGCTGTTTGCGATCGATCGTGGTGGGGTTGTTGGCCCAGATGGCGCAACCCATGCCGGTAGCTTCGATTTGAGTTTTCTGCGCTGTATCCCGAACATGGTGATTATGGCGCCGGCAGACGAGAACGAATGCCGTCAGATGCTGAGTACCGGATTTCACTTCGCCGGTCCCGCGGCCGTGCGATATCCGCGTGGCGGTGGCACCGGCGTGGCGATCCAGTCCGAGCTCACGACCTTGCCGATTGGCAAGGCCGAAGTGCGTCGAAAAGGTCGCGGCCTGGCGTTGCTTGCCTTTGGTGCGTTGTTGCCGGTCGCGCAGGAAGTTGGCGACAAGCTGGGTGCGACCGTGGTCAACATGCGTTTCATCAAGCCGCTCGATGCCGAATTGATTCTGGAGGTCGCGCGGAGTCACGCCGGACTCGTCACGCTGGAAGATAACGCCATCATGGGCGGTGCTGGCAGTGCCGTGCTCGAGCTTTTGCAGGCGCACGGCCTGACCGTGCCGGTGCTGAACCTCGGTTTGCCAGACAGCTATCTGGAGCACATGTCGCGCGAGGACATGCTCGCGAGCGTGGGTCTGGATGGTCCTGGGGTGTTGGCGGCGATCCAGCAACGATTTGCCGCCGAGGGTGTGCGTCCGGTCGCCGCCTGA
- the tuf gene encoding elongation factor Tu — MAKGKFERTKPHVNVGTIGHVDHGKTTLTAALTKVGAERFGGEFKAYDQIDAAPEEKARGITISTAHVEYESPTRHYAHVDCPGHADYVKNMITGAAQMDGAILVCSAADGPMPQTREHILLARQVGVPYIVVFMNKADMVDDAELLELVEMEVRELLSKYNFPGDDTPIIKGSALKALEGDQSEIGVPAIIKLVDALDTYIPEPKRDVDKPFLMPVEDVFSISGRGTVVTGRIERGIIKVGDEIEIVGIRPTQKTTVTGVEMFRKLLDQGQAGDNAGLLLRGTKRDDVERGQVLCKPGSITPHTDFEAEIYVLSKDEGGRHTPFFKGYRPQFYFRTTDVTGSCELPEGVEMVMPGDNIKIKVQLIVPVAMDEGLRFAIREGGRTVGAGVVAKIIK, encoded by the coding sequence ATGGCAAAGGGTAAATTCGAGCGCACCAAGCCGCACGTGAACGTCGGCACGATCGGTCACGTTGACCACGGCAAGACGACGCTGACGGCGGCGCTGACGAAGGTTGGCGCAGAGCGTTTCGGTGGCGAATTCAAGGCGTACGATCAGATCGACGCAGCGCCGGAAGAGAAGGCGCGCGGTATTACGATCTCGACGGCGCACGTTGAGTACGAAAGCCCGACGCGTCACTACGCGCACGTGGACTGCCCAGGCCACGCCGACTACGTGAAGAACATGATCACGGGTGCGGCGCAGATGGACGGCGCGATTCTGGTGTGCTCGGCTGCTGACGGCCCGATGCCGCAGACGCGTGAGCACATCCTGCTGGCTCGCCAGGTCGGTGTGCCGTACATCGTGGTGTTCATGAACAAGGCTGACATGGTCGACGACGCCGAGCTGCTCGAGCTGGTCGAAATGGAAGTCCGTGAACTGCTGTCGAAGTACAACTTCCCAGGCGACGACACCCCGATCATCAAGGGTTCGGCCCTGAAGGCGCTGGAAGGCGACCAGAGCGAAATCGGCGTGCCGGCGATCATCAAGCTGGTGGACGCGCTGGATACGTACATTCCGGAGCCGAAGCGTGACGTCGACAAGCCGTTCCTGATGCCGGTCGAAGACGTGTTCTCGATCTCGGGTCGCGGCACGGTGGTGACGGGTCGTATTGAGCGCGGCATCATCAAGGTGGGCGACGAAATCGAAATCGTCGGTATCCGTCCGACGCAGAAGACGACGGTCACGGGCGTGGAAATGTTCCGCAAGTTGCTCGACCAGGGTCAGGCAGGCGACAACGCCGGTCTGCTGCTGCGCGGCACGAAGCGTGATGACGTGGAGCGCGGCCAGGTGCTGTGCAAGCCAGGTTCGATCACGCCGCACACGGACTTCGAAGCCGAGATCTACGTGCTGTCGAAGGACGAGGGTGGCCGTCATACGCCGTTCTTCAAGGGCTACCGTCCGCAGTTCTACTTCCGTACGACAGACGTGACCGGTTCGTGCGAACTGCCGGAAGGCGTCGAGATGGTGATGCCGGGCGACAACATCAAGATCAAGGTGCAGCTGATTGTGCCGGTCGCGATGGACGAAGGCCTGCGCTTTGCGATCCGTGAAGGTGGCCGCACCGTCGGTGCCGGCGTCGTCGCCAAGATCATCAAGTAA
- the rplA gene encoding 50S ribosomal protein L1, producing the protein MATLGKRYRSIVNTVVPGKAYNIDEAIKIIKQNAKAKFNESVDVAIRLGIDAKKSDQGVRGSTVLPNGTGKTVRVAVFCPAGEKAEAAKAAGADIVGMDDLAEKMQGGDLNYGVVIATPDAMRVVGKLGQLLGPRGLMPNPKVGTVTADVVTAVKNAKAGQVRYRNDKAGIIHCTIGKANFDAEALKGNLHALLNDVVKAKPQTAKGQYLVKISLSSTMGIGVIVDQATLSLAK; encoded by the coding sequence ATGGCAACTTTGGGTAAGCGTTACCGTTCAATCGTCAACACCGTGGTGCCGGGCAAGGCCTACAACATTGACGAAGCAATCAAGATCATCAAGCAGAACGCCAAGGCCAAGTTCAACGAATCCGTTGACGTGGCGATTCGTCTCGGCATCGATGCGAAGAAGTCGGACCAGGGCGTGCGCGGCTCGACCGTGCTGCCAAACGGCACCGGCAAGACCGTCCGCGTGGCCGTGTTCTGCCCGGCTGGCGAAAAGGCTGAAGCTGCCAAGGCGGCTGGCGCTGACATCGTCGGTATGGACGATCTCGCCGAGAAGATGCAGGGCGGCGATCTGAACTACGGTGTGGTCATCGCAACGCCAGACGCCATGCGCGTCGTCGGTAAGCTCGGTCAGTTGCTCGGCCCGCGCGGCCTGATGCCGAACCCGAAGGTCGGCACCGTGACGGCTGATGTCGTCACCGCCGTGAAGAATGCCAAAGCAGGTCAGGTGCGTTATCGCAATGACAAGGCCGGCATCATTCACTGCACGATCGGCAAGGCCAACTTCGACGCTGAAGCGCTGAAGGGCAACCTGCACGCGCTGCTGAACGACGTGGTCAAGGCCAAGCCGCAGACGGCCAAAGGCCAGTATCTGGTCAAGATCTCGCTGTCCAGCACGATGGGCATTGGCGTGATCGTCGACCAGGCCACGCTGAGCCTCGCGAAGTAA